In the genome of bacterium, one region contains:
- the eno gene encoding phosphopyruvate hydratase — protein sequence MSAKITKIKARQILDSRGNPTVEVTVFSGSHFAVASVPSGASTGSHEAVELRDGGKQWRGLGVAKACRNIEKIIFPLLKNVSVFDQEEIDRLMINKDGTVNKSKLGANSILGVSLAIARLASQLKGQSLYFYLAKIYGFKKLSMPTPLLNVINGGLHADSGTDVQEFFFIPKRGSFSQKIEMGSNAINALKHILASKKLSVGLGDEGGFAPKIYSNEKALRLLTAAVHKSKLQLGKDIALGIDAAASEFYDIDKELYSLNSDKKHYKPASIHQLYASWVKRFGLEIIEDGCSEDDFTGWQNLTRVLGSTVTLVGDDLFVTNPARLQAGIIAGIANSVLIKVNQIGTLSETMAAIKMAKKFNYKIVISHRSGETTDDFIADLAVATAADYIKAGSLARGERLAKYNRLLKIAEELKK from the coding sequence ATGTCTGCAAAAATTACTAAAATAAAAGCGCGTCAAATTTTGGACAGTCGGGGTAATCCAACCGTAGAGGTTACGGTTTTTTCTGGCAGCCACTTTGCGGTCGCTTCTGTGCCAAGCGGTGCTTCTACTGGCAGTCATGAAGCAGTAGAACTGCGCGACGGCGGCAAGCAGTGGCGCGGTCTTGGCGTGGCCAAAGCCTGCCGCAACATCGAAAAGATTATTTTTCCTTTGTTAAAAAATGTATCGGTATTCGACCAGGAAGAAATTGACCGGCTGATGATAAATAAGGATGGTACCGTTAACAAATCAAAACTGGGAGCGAATAGCATTTTAGGGGTTTCCTTAGCTATTGCGCGGCTTGCGAGTCAATTAAAAGGGCAGTCACTTTATTTTTATCTGGCCAAAATTTACGGCTTTAAGAAGTTATCGATGCCTACGCCCTTGCTAAATGTCATTAATGGCGGTTTGCATGCCGATTCTGGGACAGATGTTCAGGAATTTTTCTTCATACCCAAGCGCGGTTCGTTTTCTCAAAAGATCGAAATGGGGAGCAATGCTATCAATGCGCTCAAGCATATTTTGGCGTCCAAGAAATTATCCGTGGGTTTGGGAGACGAAGGCGGCTTTGCCCCAAAAATTTATTCTAACGAGAAAGCTTTGCGTTTGCTAACGGCCGCTGTTCATAAGTCTAAGCTGCAATTGGGGAAAGATATTGCGCTTGGAATTGATGCTGCAGCCAGCGAATTTTACGATATCGATAAAGAGCTTTACAGCCTTAATTCCGACAAAAAGCATTATAAACCGGCCAGCATTCATCAGTTATATGCTAGCTGGGTAAAGAGGTTTGGCTTAGAAATAATTGAGGATGGCTGTAGCGAGGATGATTTTACAGGTTGGCAGAATCTAACCCGGGTTTTGGGTTCGACCGTGACATTAGTTGGTGATGATTTGTTTGTAACCAATCCGGCAAGACTGCAGGCTGGTATTATTGCCGGAATTGCCAATAGCGTATTGATCAAAGTTAATCAGATTGGCACTTTGTCCGAAACGATGGCAGCCATTAAGATGGCGAAAAAATTTAATTATAAAATAGTTATCTCTCACCGTAGCGGCGAAACGACTGATGATTTTATTGCCGACCTGGCAGTTGCTACCGCAGCCGACTATATTAAAGCTGGCAGCTTAGCTCGCGGAGAACGTTTGGCAAAATATAACCGGCTGTTGAAAATTGCCGAGGAACTGAAAAAATAA
- a CDS encoding DUF1653 domain-containing protein, giving the protein MVELGIYKHYKGGLYKVIANGLIESTQHPAVIYEAMYDNPKSKIWIREEADFLATVEVDGQRVARFTKQD; this is encoded by the coding sequence ATGGTGGAGCTTGGAATTTACAAACACTATAAGGGCGGATTGTATAAGGTAATCGCCAACGGGCTGATAGAAAGCACGCAGCATCCCGCGGTGATTTACGAAGCGATGTACGATAACCCTAAATCTAAAATTTGGATCAGGGAAGAAGCCGATTTTTTAGCAACCGTAGAAGTCGACGGGCAAAGGGTTGCCCGCTTTACAAAACAAGATTAG
- a CDS encoding 2,3-bisphosphoglycerate-independent phosphoglycerate mutase yields the protein MAKTYKKIVLVVLDGFGVATYSHGNAVALANPEAMNDMIAHYPSLTLLASGPVVGLPWGEVGNSEVGHLNMGAGRVVSQDLPRINAAISNHSFLSNEVFLQAIEHAKKYNSKLHLVGLVSDGGVHSSSEHLYALLGIAAEQNFKEVYIHMITDGRDTGPKVALDSIAKLKERIAREGVGKIATIAGRFYAMDRGQHWDQTESAYRAMVKGSGAAADSPEDAVLNNYNQNIFDEMIPPTVIVSRGDDGSIKPTAVVSANDAVIFFNFRSDRALQLTTAFVQPDQMNIEKKHPQIENLYFATMTEYFKGLPVHIAFAPDNVKNSLAEVLAANKIRQYHIAESEKYAHVTSFFNGGISSPYPNEERTIVQSPINDKNYVDRPQMSGIELVDKLVQKIEKEDYQFYLANFANSDMVGHTGNLDAAVKAVQYLDRFLEQIRRAVLNVDGLLIISADHGNIEEMIDRKTGGINTEHTTSPVPFIAVAKDLMFAQAKNRNYLSLSSMMPSGVVSDIAPTILEFFGITKPPEMNAVSLVEQIRG from the coding sequence ATGGCAAAGACTTATAAAAAAATTGTATTGGTAGTGCTGGATGGTTTTGGAGTAGCTACTTACAGTCACGGCAATGCCGTGGCTTTGGCTAATCCAGAAGCAATGAATGACATGATAGCCCACTATCCGTCTTTAACGCTGCTGGCTTCTGGGCCGGTAGTCGGTTTGCCCTGGGGGGAAGTAGGGAATTCGGAAGTGGGGCATTTGAATATGGGCGCCGGCCGGGTGGTTAGCCAGGACCTTCCGCGCATTAACGCGGCGATTTCGAATCATTCATTTTTGTCAAACGAAGTTTTTTTGCAGGCTATCGAGCACGCTAAAAAATACAATTCCAAGCTGCATTTGGTAGGGTTGGTAAGCGATGGCGGTGTGCACAGCAGCAGCGAGCATCTGTATGCATTACTTGGTATTGCTGCCGAACAAAACTTTAAAGAAGTATATATCCATATGATTACGGATGGTCGCGACACAGGTCCGAAAGTGGCTTTGGATAGCATTGCTAAATTAAAGGAGCGCATTGCCCGGGAGGGCGTAGGGAAAATAGCAACCATAGCCGGGCGTTTCTATGCCATGGACCGCGGACAGCACTGGGACCAGACAGAGTCTGCCTACCGCGCCATGGTAAAAGGCAGCGGCGCAGCGGCAGATTCTCCAGAAGACGCAGTGCTTAATAATTACAACCAAAACATTTTTGACGAAATGATTCCTCCGACCGTAATTGTCTCGCGCGGGGATGACGGCAGCATAAAGCCCACGGCTGTTGTTTCTGCCAATGACGCCGTGATCTTTTTTAACTTCCGATCCGACCGCGCTTTGCAGCTGACTACCGCGTTCGTTCAGCCTGATCAGATGAACATCGAGAAGAAGCACCCGCAGATAGAAAATCTGTACTTTGCAACCATGACAGAATATTTCAAAGGCTTGCCTGTGCACATTGCCTTTGCGCCAGATAATGTCAAAAACAGCTTAGCCGAAGTTTTGGCAGCTAATAAGATTCGCCAGTACCATATTGCAGAGAGTGAAAAGTACGCTCACGTTACATCATTTTTTAACGGCGGAATTAGCTCGCCTTACCCTAATGAGGAGCGCACGATTGTGCAAAGCCCGATCAACGATAAAAATTATGTAGACCGGCCGCAGATGTCGGGAATCGAATTGGTAGACAAGCTTGTGCAGAAAATCGAAAAAGAAGATTACCAGTTTTATTTGGCCAATTTTGCCAACTCCGACATGGTGGGTCATACCGGCAATTTGGATGCAGCTGTAAAGGCTGTGCAATATTTGGATCGTTTCTTGGAACAGATTCGCCGCGCGGTTTTGAATGTCGATGGCTTGCTGATCATCAGCGCTGACCATGGAAATATAGAAGAAATGATTGATCGAAAAACTGGCGGTATAAATACTGAGCACACCACCAGCCCGGTGCCTTTCATTGCTGTGGCCAAAGACCTAATGTTTGCTCAAGCCAAGAACCGCAATTATTTGTCGCTGTCCAGCATGATGCCTTCCGGCGTAGTTTCGGATATCGCTCCGACAATATTGGAGTTTTTCGGCATAACTAAACCCCCGGAAATGAACGCCGTAAGCCTAGTAGAGCAAATTAGAGGCTGA
- the recJ gene encoding single-stranded-DNA-specific exonuclease RecJ: MAKQWQLKNTVPEEILEQFPEISPLQTQLLYNIGLSDPDRVDWFLNPDYHNLYDPYLFGEMRTAVDRTWQAIQRQEKILIYGDYDADAVTANAVLHQTFRYLGVDVESYIPDRFTEGYGLNLEAFQKIKDQGVKVVITVDCGTNSVEEAKFCKANGIDLIITDHHEITGDIPEAFALVNPKNPNELYPEKQITGVGVAYKFAKALLSEHEKVIEQKQIPPEKYNSEWDKWLLDLVAIGTVADCHSLLGENRILVKFGLKVLLNTRWLGLRLLIDNAGLDFIKNPPDSVTIGFNIAPRINAAGRLEHADIALKLLTTTDYAEGIDLANRIEEINRRRQDITARIVSEAKEKAALISDRKFLVLADNAWPKGVVGIVAGKLSDHYKKPVIIMEKGETESTGSARTARGFDVISALIAVKDNIKKFGGHKEAAGLTVENDKFDQFYMELLKYTDQHWPEDLPPAIIEIDAALQEKDLNFERYAEIEAFEPYGAGNPKPKFMLDNCTVMSYRLVGANSQHLQLTVLCNETMLDCIGFSMGYLFAQIDAGKEIAIAGELMVDTWNGTKKLKMRLIDVKIKEEQIVQAVEAETQAPAEQQITKEQNDPIPTTQEIMA, encoded by the coding sequence ATGGCTAAACAATGGCAACTAAAAAACACCGTACCTGAAGAAATTTTGGAGCAATTTCCGGAAATTTCGCCTTTGCAAACCCAATTACTCTATAATATTGGTCTTTCTGATCCTGACCGAGTCGATTGGTTTTTAAATCCCGATTATCACAATCTGTACGACCCTTATTTATTTGGGGAAATGCGCACTGCTGTGGACCGCACCTGGCAGGCGATTCAAAGACAGGAAAAAATCCTTATTTATGGGGATTATGATGCCGATGCGGTAACTGCTAATGCGGTGTTGCATCAGACTTTTCGCTACTTAGGGGTAGATGTGGAAAGCTATATTCCAGACCGTTTTACAGAAGGGTATGGGCTCAATTTGGAAGCTTTTCAAAAAATCAAAGACCAAGGAGTAAAAGTAGTCATTACTGTTGATTGTGGCACTAATTCTGTAGAGGAAGCCAAGTTTTGCAAAGCTAACGGCATAGATTTGATTATTACGGATCACCATGAAATCACCGGCGATATTCCGGAAGCTTTTGCACTGGTAAACCCAAAAAACCCCAACGAGCTGTACCCGGAAAAGCAGATTACCGGAGTCGGCGTAGCTTATAAGTTCGCCAAAGCTTTATTGTCGGAACACGAAAAGGTGATCGAACAAAAGCAGATTCCGCCGGAGAAATATAATTCTGAATGGGATAAGTGGCTACTCGATTTAGTTGCCATCGGCACAGTCGCGGATTGTCACTCGCTGCTTGGGGAGAATAGAATTTTAGTAAAGTTTGGCTTGAAAGTATTGTTAAACACCCGCTGGCTCGGCCTGCGCTTATTAATAGATAACGCCGGTCTGGATTTTATTAAAAACCCGCCGGATTCTGTCACGATCGGCTTTAATATTGCGCCGCGCATTAATGCTGCCGGGCGCTTGGAGCATGCCGATATCGCGCTCAAGCTATTAACCACTACTGATTATGCAGAAGGAATAGACTTAGCTAATCGCATCGAAGAAATCAATCGGCGCCGCCAAGATATTACCGCCCGAATAGTTTCTGAAGCCAAAGAAAAAGCCGCGCTAATTAGCGATCGGAAATTTTTGGTCCTAGCCGATAATGCCTGGCCAAAGGGAGTAGTGGGGATCGTAGCCGGCAAACTGTCTGATCATTATAAAAAACCAGTTATCATCATGGAGAAAGGCGAAACAGAGAGCACTGGATCCGCGCGCACCGCTCGCGGTTTTGATGTGATCTCTGCCCTGATTGCAGTAAAAGACAACATCAAAAAATTTGGCGGCCATAAAGAGGCAGCCGGCCTAACTGTAGAGAATGACAAATTTGATCAGTTCTATATGGAGCTATTAAAGTATACCGATCAGCATTGGCCGGAAGATCTTCCGCCGGCAATTATCGAAATTGACGCCGCACTGCAGGAAAAGGATCTAAATTTTGAACGTTATGCAGAAATAGAAGCGTTCGAACCTTATGGTGCCGGCAACCCAAAACCAAAGTTCATGCTTGATAACTGTACGGTAATGTCATATCGATTAGTTGGCGCAAACAGCCAGCATTTGCAGCTGACGGTGTTATGCAACGAGACTATGCTGGACTGTATAGGATTTAGCATGGGTTATCTATTTGCCCAGATAGATGCCGGAAAGGAAATAGCTATTGCGGGAGAATTGATGGTGGACACCTGGAATGGCACTAAGAAATTGAAAATGCGCTTAATTGATGTCAAAATAAAGGAAGAGCAAATTGTCCAAGCAGTAGAAGCAGAGACTCAGGCTCCTGCAGAACAACAAATTACTAAAGAACAAAATGACCCAATCCCAACAACACAAGAAATTATGGCTTAG
- a CDS encoding ribonuclease HI family protein — protein MTQSQQHKKLWLSTDGGARGNPGPAALGFVLKDEQGHVVMEHGQYLGETTNNVAEYSALIEGLKAAAVLGAVEIDIAMDSELIVKQMSGEYKIKQPHLQELAVQVKRLLTDFDKYEFKHVLRAYNKDADRMVNHAIDKALGIK, from the coding sequence ATGACCCAATCCCAACAACACAAGAAATTATGGCTTAGCACAGACGGCGGCGCGCGCGGCAACCCGGGCCCGGCCGCTCTTGGTTTTGTTCTCAAAGACGAACAAGGCCATGTTGTTATGGAGCACGGTCAGTATTTAGGTGAAACCACAAATAATGTCGCAGAGTATTCTGCTCTAATAGAAGGGTTGAAAGCTGCAGCCGTGTTGGGCGCCGTTGAAATTGATATTGCTATGGACTCCGAGCTTATCGTTAAGCAAATGAGCGGAGAATATAAAATAAAACAGCCTCATCTGCAAGAATTGGCTGTCCAGGTAAAAAGGCTGTTAACGGATTTTGATAAATATGAGTTTAAGCACGTGCTGCGCGCTTACAACAAAGACGCGGATCGTATGGTTAATCATGCAATTGATAAAGCGTTGGGAATCAAATAA
- a CDS encoding PEGA domain-containing protein: MDKTTRYLILVFIFIVFLALAPLIVLYVSGRNFSFNDFSNGTGILDIQSEPSDAQVTLNGNPVDNTPSTVRFIKQGNYALEVKKAGYHTWRKELFIEAGKVTYAGHLNDSVKLLPDQQPVKITDGAVIAMQVVDNNLIYTQSNGTATVYSLNEQKVTRTAQLKQGITHLGKALNNNFILARTGQEKLYVLDVRTLILTELPEELILSQNIELISNQDLLIQRDTELLAYTIASSNAPRLVTKNIRAFTTNGNTVYIATPGTNGIETYLWDGETLSLQNILFAGAIENGKNTELYLTAHKELFLKVDRSLFRINNRPELINNQVEQVSFNAVRQQLTYKTPAEIYFYNFASGLPELFHRSTATITRTFVIPELGYGFIAIENNATAIEIDKRNGQNQYNIFKDAAIADMALSGNENQLVILADQTLYTIVVNN, from the coding sequence ATGGACAAAACAACCCGCTATTTAATTCTAGTTTTCATCTTTATAGTATTTTTGGCTCTGGCCCCGCTTATCGTGCTTTACGTAAGCGGGAGGAATTTTAGCTTTAACGATTTTTCTAACGGTACGGGAATATTGGACATCCAAAGCGAACCTAGCGATGCTCAGGTTACATTGAATGGAAACCCAGTCGACAACACACCGTCAACGGTTCGATTCATCAAACAAGGCAATTATGCCCTGGAAGTTAAAAAAGCCGGATACCACACCTGGCGCAAAGAACTATTCATTGAAGCTGGAAAAGTCACTTATGCCGGCCATCTAAATGACTCAGTAAAACTCTTGCCCGATCAGCAGCCTGTGAAAATAACTGATGGCGCAGTGATTGCCATGCAGGTTGTAGACAACAACTTAATTTACACACAGAGCAACGGCACAGCCACTGTCTATAGCTTGAATGAACAGAAGGTTACCCGAACCGCCCAGCTCAAGCAAGGCATAACTCATCTAGGCAAAGCTTTAAACAACAATTTCATTCTGGCCAGGACCGGCCAAGAAAAATTATATGTATTGGATGTACGTACTCTCATTCTTACCGAGCTCCCTGAAGAGCTAATTCTTAGCCAGAACATTGAGCTTATCTCCAATCAAGACTTGCTCATCCAACGCGATACCGAATTGCTAGCCTACACCATCGCCTCTTCCAACGCGCCTCGATTGGTAACCAAAAATATTCGGGCCTTCACCACCAATGGCAACACTGTTTACATCGCCACCCCGGGAACCAATGGAATAGAAACTTATCTATGGGATGGAGAAACTTTATCTTTGCAAAATATTCTATTTGCCGGAGCCATTGAGAACGGTAAAAACACTGAGCTGTATCTGACTGCTCACAAAGAATTGTTTTTAAAGGTAGACCGCTCGCTTTTCCGCATCAATAACCGGCCTGAATTAATCAATAACCAAGTCGAACAAGTTTCGTTTAACGCTGTTCGCCAACAGCTCACCTATAAAACACCGGCCGAGATATACTTTTACAATTTTGCTTCTGGCTTGCCAGAACTCTTCCACCGTTCGACTGCTACCATCACCAGAACCTTCGTGATTCCGGAATTAGGATACGGATTTATTGCCATTGAAAACAATGCTACCGCCATAGAAATAGACAAGCGCAACGGGCAAAACCAATACAATATATTTAAGGATGCCGCAATTGCCGACATGGCCCTAAGCGGAAACGAAAATCAGCTAGTTATTCTAGCTGATCAAACGCTTTACACTATAGTTGTAAATAATTAA
- the murA gene encoding UDP-N-acetylglucosamine 1-carboxyvinyltransferase, whose protein sequence is MSISSHDDKFIITGGQQLGGEISVRGAKNAALKALAASLILDEPSKILNVPDIEDISRLVEIMEDIGVEISKDGADYTISNPKILKSHIEPHLHQKTRSSMMLAAPILMQHGEVTFAYPGGCVIGNRPIDFFLQGFREFGIEVEDHDNGYTLKAKQLRPAKIVFTRISVTGTEAMMMLACKTPGRSEIINAAMEPEVVALAEFLNSCGAKISGIGSPHLVIDGVEKLNGGEYITIPDRIEAGTFAILAAATNSEITVTGINPNHLEVLWQFFKQIGINFSLSENSVTVKPATKPLQAIRKDIVTHEYPGFPTDLQAPMTVLMTQAQGSSLIFETIYEGRLFYIDKLNSMGANIFMADPHRVMVNGPTRLNGKKISSPDIRAGMAMVIAALIATGETELDNIYQIDRGYERIEERLQAIGAKIVRVAALPEPLK, encoded by the coding sequence ATGTCTATATCTTCCCACGACGACAAATTTATCATCACCGGCGGCCAGCAGCTGGGCGGAGAGATTTCTGTCCGTGGCGCTAAAAACGCCGCTCTCAAGGCTTTGGCAGCCAGTTTGATTTTGGACGAACCGTCCAAGATTTTAAACGTGCCAGATATAGAAGATATTAGCCGGCTGGTAGAAATTATGGAAGATATAGGAGTGGAAATTTCTAAAGATGGCGCTGATTACACTATTAGCAATCCAAAAATTCTCAAGAGCCATATCGAACCTCATCTTCACCAAAAAACCCGTTCGTCTATGATGCTGGCGGCTCCTATCTTAATGCAGCATGGCGAAGTAACTTTTGCTTACCCTGGAGGCTGCGTAATTGGCAACCGCCCGATTGATTTTTTTCTGCAAGGATTTAGGGAGTTTGGCATCGAAGTAGAAGATCACGATAACGGTTATACTTTAAAAGCCAAGCAGTTGCGTCCGGCAAAAATAGTCTTTACCCGCATTAGCGTTACAGGTACAGAAGCTATGATGATGCTGGCTTGTAAGACGCCAGGACGAAGCGAGATTATCAATGCTGCAATGGAGCCTGAAGTTGTAGCCTTAGCTGAGTTTTTAAATTCATGCGGAGCTAAAATTTCCGGTATCGGTTCGCCTCATTTAGTTATCGACGGGGTAGAGAAGCTCAATGGGGGAGAATACATCACTATCCCTGATCGTATCGAGGCAGGAACTTTTGCGATTTTAGCAGCTGCCACCAACAGCGAAATCACTGTCACTGGAATAAATCCTAACCACTTGGAAGTACTATGGCAGTTCTTTAAGCAGATCGGCATTAATTTTTCTTTGTCCGAAAACAGCGTAACTGTTAAGCCGGCAACAAAACCTCTGCAGGCAATTCGGAAAGACATAGTCACTCATGAATACCCTGGTTTTCCTACAGACCTGCAGGCGCCAATGACTGTTCTAATGACCCAGGCGCAAGGCTCTTCGCTTATCTTTGAAACAATTTACGAAGGCCGATTATTTTATATAGATAAACTTAATTCCATGGGCGCAAATATTTTCATGGCCGACCCTCATCGCGTTATGGTTAATGGCCCGACCAGATTGAACGGCAAAAAAATCAGCTCGCCAGATATTCGCGCTGGCATGGCGATGGTAATAGCAGCTCTCATTGCAACCGGAGAAACGGAGCTGGATAATATTTACCAGATCGACAGAGGGTACGAAAGAATAGAAGAACGCCTTCAGGCGATTGGCGCAAAAATTGTCCGCGTAGCAGCGTTGCCCGAACCCCTTAAATAG
- a CDS encoding rod shape-determining protein — MFENKIGIDLGTANVLVHVPKRGIIINEPTVVAISVDDNRVLAVGQEAKEMLGRTPETIIANRPMRDGVIADYRVTEAMLRYFINKALGKVRFFRPEVMISVPGGITSTERRAVIDAARSAGAKTAFVIKETVAAAIGAGIPISSASGNLIIDMGGGTTDVAVLSLGGIVNSTSVRVAGNKIDAAIIEYIRKKHGLAIGERTAEEIKINIGSALALPEEEVMEIKGRDNVSGLPKTVTISTNEVVEAIQEELKGIVKAVKTVLQDTPPELASDIIDKGMIMTGGTAQLRNLDQYISKAVGVPCYLAEEPLLCVAKGTAIALDHLDSYKKSILSIK; from the coding sequence ATGTTCGAAAACAAGATTGGAATCGACCTAGGCACAGCCAATGTATTGGTGCATGTTCCTAAGCGAGGAATTATTATCAACGAGCCGACTGTAGTGGCAATTTCGGTGGACGACAACCGTGTTTTAGCTGTGGGTCAGGAAGCCAAAGAAATGCTCGGCCGCACCCCAGAAACTATCATTGCCAACCGTCCGATGCGTGACGGCGTAATCGCCGATTATCGCGTGACCGAAGCCATGCTTCGATATTTTATTAACAAGGCCTTAGGAAAGGTGCGCTTTTTCCGTCCCGAAGTAATGATTAGCGTGCCAGGCGGCATTACCTCCACAGAACGCCGCGCGGTAATCGATGCGGCTCGCAGCGCTGGCGCCAAAACTGCTTTCGTAATTAAAGAGACCGTGGCTGCGGCCATCGGGGCAGGCATTCCTATTTCTTCCGCTAGCGGCAACTTGATTATCGACATGGGGGGCGGCACTACCGACGTAGCTGTGCTTTCGCTTGGTGGTATTGTCAATTCAACTTCTGTGCGTGTAGCCGGAAATAAAATTGACGCGGCGATTATAGAATACATCCGCAAGAAGCATGGCTTAGCGATTGGGGAGCGAACTGCGGAAGAAATTAAAATCAATATCGGAAGCGCTTTGGCCTTGCCGGAAGAGGAAGTGATGGAAATCAAAGGCCGCGATAACGTAAGCGGTCTGCCTAAAACCGTCACCATTTCTACTAACGAAGTTGTCGAGGCCATTCAAGAAGAATTGAAAGGTATAGTCAAAGCGGTAAAAACAGTGTTGCAAGACACTCCGCCAGAATTAGCCAGCGACATTATCGATAAAGGCATGATCATGACAGGCGGCACCGCTCAGCTGCGCAATTTAGACCAATATATTTCTAAAGCGGTCGGCGTACCTTGCTACTTGGCCGAAGAGCCCTTGCTCTGTGTAGCTAAAGGAACAGCTATAGCGCTGGACCACTTAGATAGTTACAAGAAGAGCATTCTCAGTATTAAATAA
- a CDS encoding DNA polymerase IV gives MKQAGHNNLTSQQKIIAHIDMNSYFATVEQQDNPAWRGHPVGVCEHLGGIIIAASVEAKKWGIKTGTPVWEARRIYPKIFLTKTHPEKYRFYTARFLKVFEDYTDRIEKYSIDEAFLDLTKACNIRVPMELGGKKRLVRVDPWQEAQRICREIKTRMKTEVGDYITCSVGLSYSKLVAKIASDLQKPDGLVVVRPEDKHSLYDRLQLTDIPGIGNRMERRLNKLGIKTLADLRDYPSTKLISHFGIQGHHLHSMGQLEGSWKESFGKEVIADPMKSIGHMYTIPMEFRSKKVMKPVLYKLSEMVGIRLRVNGLMGDTVHVHVHDPERLCASRGGRIGGYVQDGRDIYLECLALLRQTSIPLEELEKHSYLIGVTVAGLVPEVSQPSLFGGKKYNNQLLQALDKINQKYEDFTVARVPAFLARNIIRDSVGFGRMKEFKTTFMRGGQGAFK, from the coding sequence ATGAAGCAAGCCGGCCATAATAATTTAACATCTCAACAGAAAATAATTGCCCATATTGATATGAATTCCTACTTTGCCACTGTCGAGCAGCAGGATAACCCGGCCTGGCGCGGCCATCCGGTGGGGGTGTGCGAACATCTCGGTGGCATCATTATCGCTGCCAGCGTGGAGGCAAAAAAGTGGGGCATTAAAACTGGAACGCCGGTATGGGAAGCGCGGCGTATATACCCAAAGATCTTTTTAACCAAAACCCATCCGGAAAAATACCGTTTTTATACTGCTCGGTTTTTAAAGGTGTTCGAAGACTATACCGACCGCATAGAAAAATACAGCATCGACGAAGCCTTTTTAGATTTAACCAAAGCTTGCAACATCCGCGTGCCAATGGAGCTGGGAGGTAAGAAGCGGTTGGTGCGCGTGGATCCGTGGCAAGAAGCTCAGCGCATATGTAGAGAAATCAAAACTCGCATGAAGACTGAAGTCGGCGATTATATAACCTGCAGTGTGGGGCTATCTTACAGCAAGCTTGTGGCTAAGATTGCTTCCGATCTGCAGAAGCCGGATGGCTTAGTAGTGGTGCGGCCGGAAGACAAGCATTCTCTTTACGACCGTTTGCAGCTTACCGATATCCCCGGAATCGGCAACCGCATGGAGCGCCGGCTGAATAAGCTTGGAATAAAAACCTTAGCCGACTTGCGCGACTATCCGTCTACAAAATTAATTAGCCATTTTGGCATTCAGGGTCATCACCTGCATAGCATGGGGCAGTTGGAAGGCAGCTGGAAGGAAAGCTTTGGTAAAGAAGTTATTGCAGATCCGATGAAGTCTATCGGTCATATGTATACTATCCCCATGGAGTTTAGGAGCAAAAAAGTGATGAAGCCGGTGTTGTATAAGCTGTCGGAAATGGTGGGTATCCGCCTGAGGGTTAACGGCCTAATGGGCGATACGGTTCATGTGCATGTGCACGACCCGGAACGGTTATGCGCTAGCCGCGGCGGCCGCATCGGGGGCTATGTCCAGGACGGGCGGGATATTTATTTGGAATGCCTGGCTTTGTTGCGCCAAACGAGTATACCGTTAGAGGAGCTGGAAAAGCATAGTTACTTAATTGGCGTCACTGTGGCAGGATTGGTCCCGGAGGTCTCTCAGCCAAGTTTGTTTGGCGGCAAAAAATATAACAATCAGCTGTTACAAGCCTTAGATAAAATTAACCAAAAATACGAAGACTTTACGGTAGCGCGCGTACCGGCATTTTTGGCGCGAAATATCATTCGCGATTCAGTCGGGTTTGGCCGTATGAAAGAATTTAAAACTACGTTTATGCGCGGCGGCCAAGGCGCGTTTAAATAA